The following proteins are encoded in a genomic region of Enoplosus armatus isolate fEnoArm2 chromosome 11, fEnoArm2.hap1, whole genome shotgun sequence:
- the LOC139292946 gene encoding melanoregulin-like, which translates to MGAKFTICCCRYYLKHNREEKSAILRLRTTTALRQPEPLSTETSDSDTGVESLSGPQRSTRSPRNNQPSQRSATVDPWANTNRPRESPIRRGSDRELQAFISMRDQADKATEEWEKLNYDIHTLRYARREVRSRWKKILLQQGYQCEVDALLCVNRQSRFSQDQEHLNKAAELLKQLLDHTSLFPPETTHQDRYLCVMDRLVSLDSAEDFVRLAKEKYPKKGG; encoded by the exons ATGGGGGCCAAGTTTACCATCTGTTGCTGTCGGTACTAtctgaaacacaacagggaAGAGAAGAGTGCTATTTTGCG TTTGCGCACCACCACAGCTCTGAGACAACCAGAGCCGTTATCCACTGAGACCAGCGACAGCGACACAGGAGTGGAAAGCCTTTCTGGGCCACAGCGCTCGACAAGGAGCCCTCGGAACAACCAGCCGAGCCAGAGGAGCGCCACTGTGGATCCATGGGCCAACACAAACAGGCCCCGCGAGTCTCCCATCAGGCGAGGATCTGACAGAGAGCTACAGGCTTTTATCAGCATGAGAGACCAGGCTGACAAGGCTACAGAG GAATGGGAGAAGCTGAATTATGACATACACACTTTACGCTACGCCAGGCGAGAAGTCAGATCTCGCTGGAAGAAAATCCtgctgcagcaag GTTACCAGTGTGAGGTGGATGCCttgctgtgtgtgaacagacagAGCCGGTTCAGTCAAGATCAGGAGCATCTTAACAAGGCGGCTGAACTGttgaaacagctgctggacCACACCTCTCTGTTTCCCCCAGAAACCACACACCAGGACAGATACCTCTGTGtcatg GACCGCCTGGTGTCACTGGACAGTGCTGAAGACTTTGTCCGACTGGCCAAAGAAAAATATCCCAAGAAAGGAGGCTGA
- the LOC139292681 gene encoding carboxypeptidase O-like, translating into MILTVWRPGLFLLILSSVLETSKSWIHDYTKYHPMDEIYRWMEDVERGNPELVSSAVYGRTYEGRNITLLKLGLENPEGREKKVIWMDCGIHAREWIAPAFCQWFVKEIVNSYKTNKQLEQMLQNLDVYVTPVINVDGYIFTWANDSTRLWRKSRSTPPPGSSCYGVDLNRNFNANWGTVGVSNDSCANTYCGKSPGSEPEAKAVMEFVGQMVKQTLCFLTIHSSGQLILLPYGHPQISAPNYNELVSVGEAAAAEIKKVHGMGYTVGTSPQILYPNSGSSRDWARLLGIPFSYTFELRDKGEFGHLLPEEQIQPACEEAYAGALSIITYVHDKAFNGGTLPNAAVTIVPAFTMVSGVAMAIWSTVLAVSLTTGVLV; encoded by the exons atgataCTTACAGTTTGGAGACCAGGTTTGTTCCTGCTGATTTTAAGCAGTGTTTTAGAGACTTCTAAGAG TTGGATTCATGACTACACCAAATATCACCCCATGGATGAA ATATACAGGTGGATGGAAGATGTAGAGCGAGGGAACCCAGAGCTGGTCTCCTCCGCCGTCTACGGACGCACCTATGAAGGAAGAAATATCACCTTGCTGAAG TTGGGACTAGAAAACCCGGAGGGCCGAGAGAAGAAGGTTATATGGATGGACTGTGGTATCCATGCTCGGGAGTGGATCGCTCCTGCCTTCTGCCAGTGGTTTGTCAAGGAG ATCGTGAACTCATATAAAACCAATAAGCAGCTGGAGCAGATGCTGCAGAACCTCGATGTCTATGTTACTCCTGTGATCAACGTGGATGGATACATATTCACCTGGGCCAATGACAGC ACTCGTCTGTGGAGAAAGTCTCGTTCAACCCCTCCTCCAGGCAGTAGCTGTTATGGTGTTGACCTCAACAGAAATTTTAATGCCAACTGGGGAA CGGTTGGTGTGTCAAATGACAGCTGTGCAAACACGTACTGCGGGAAATCACCAGGGTCAGAGCCAGAGGCGAAAGCCGTGATGGAGTTTGTTG GTCAGATGGTTAAGCAGACTCTGTGTTTCCTCACCATCCACTCTTCTGGTCAACTTATACTCTTGCCATATGGCCACCCTCAGATCTCTGCACCCAATTACAATGAACtg GTTTCAGTCggtgaggctgcagcagcagaaataaagaaagtacatgGAATGGGCTACACTGTAGGAACATCTCCACAAATCCTCT ATCCAAACTCAGGCTCAAGCCGCGACTGGGCTCGTCTCCTTGGCATCCCATTTTCTTATACCTTTGAGCTGAGAGACAAAG GTGAGTTCGGCCACTTGCTGCCAGAGGAGCAGATCCAGCCGGCCTGCGAGGAGGCCTACGCTGGAGCTCTCTCCATCATCACGTATGTTCACGACAAGGCCTTCAACGGCGGTACCCTCCCTAACGCTGCTGTCACCATAGTGCCGGCCTTCACCATGGTATCAGGGGTTGCTATGGCGATTTGGAGCACTGTCTTGGCTGTGTCTCTCACCACAGGGGTCCTGGTGTAA